From a single Vibrio chagasii genomic region:
- a CDS encoding GNAT family N-acetyltransferase: MTSKCGELRLETVLNSEFDELFDCVKQGIFEHVDNVFGWDDELQRNRLSNDYQPSWFHWVYRGSQKVGLTCFKPYGNAYHVHLLIIFPQHQNQNIGQQVMMLIHNKARLEQRNQVTLSSFRGNTRAIQFYEALGYQVVDDSDEDFVSYRLKIKASL; this comes from the coding sequence ATGACAAGCAAATGCGGAGAACTTAGGTTAGAAACCGTCTTAAACTCCGAGTTTGACGAGCTGTTTGACTGCGTTAAGCAAGGTATCTTCGAACACGTCGACAATGTGTTTGGCTGGGATGACGAGCTTCAGCGCAACCGCCTCTCAAACGACTACCAGCCCTCTTGGTTTCATTGGGTGTATAGAGGCTCTCAAAAGGTCGGGCTTACCTGCTTCAAGCCTTACGGCAATGCATACCACGTCCACTTATTGATTATTTTCCCTCAACATCAAAACCAAAACATCGGTCAACAAGTCATGATGCTGATTCACAATAAAGCGCGCCTGGAACAGCGAAACCAAGTCACCCTATCTAGCTTCAGAGGCAACACTCGCGCCATCCAATTTTATGAGGCTCTTGGCTATCAGGTTGTTGATGACAGTGATGAGGACTTTGTTTCTTATAGGCTAAAAATAAAAGCCTCGCTCTAG
- a CDS encoding DUF5666 domain-containing protein, translating to MRKLALITAVSLILAGCGGGSSDSSDTSEAHTPSSIQGTIDSVSGDTIVVNGYTYHVDSAYYAGEEVAIEDLEKNMMVSISANARSASTHASGAQVGLEPTIVGLISNTDHANGTFEVNGIPLTFSALSTEIENGDWVMVSSLPTANAGYKVLSVVKFEHSNLTESVEVEGLISELDSSAKTFKLGANLSVDYSNAYIDNDNNNSGLSNGLWVEVTGSMTGSILKADEVEVEDFDEVSNDTEIEGIITWVANDKSSFDLSYKGRFLVNNNTRYEDGNKSNLTVGTEVEVTTKKANGDNVATEIEFEHDDDAQDWNDNDIDLEGIVQSIDESALSFVIQTTSGNQTVYVNQNTRYEDGLTFDTLTNQRVEAETYKVNNQYIASEIEAEDND from the coding sequence ATGAGAAAGTTAGCGTTAATTACGGCGGTAAGTTTAATCCTAGCAGGTTGTGGTGGTGGCAGCAGTGACAGCAGCGATACGAGCGAAGCACACACACCATCATCTATTCAAGGCACGATCGACTCTGTTTCAGGCGACACCATTGTTGTAAATGGCTACACCTATCACGTTGACAGCGCATACTATGCAGGTGAAGAAGTTGCGATAGAAGATCTAGAAAAAAACATGATGGTTTCCATCTCCGCTAACGCTCGCAGTGCGTCCACTCATGCTAGTGGAGCCCAAGTTGGTCTGGAGCCGACAATCGTAGGTTTGATTAGCAATACTGACCACGCAAATGGCACATTTGAAGTCAACGGCATACCTCTAACTTTCTCAGCGCTTTCGACTGAGATTGAAAATGGCGATTGGGTGATGGTGTCTTCTCTACCGACCGCTAACGCAGGTTACAAAGTACTGTCGGTAGTGAAGTTCGAACACTCTAACTTAACAGAATCGGTTGAGGTTGAAGGCTTGATTAGCGAGTTAGACAGTAGCGCAAAGACATTCAAACTTGGCGCAAACCTCAGCGTTGATTATTCAAATGCCTACATCGATAACGATAATAACAACTCTGGCTTATCTAATGGTCTTTGGGTTGAAGTAACAGGTTCAATGACAGGCTCAATATTAAAAGCAGACGAAGTGGAAGTTGAAGACTTTGATGAAGTCAGCAATGACACGGAAATCGAAGGCATTATTACTTGGGTGGCGAACGACAAATCATCATTTGATTTAAGCTATAAAGGTCGCTTTCTTGTAAATAACAACACTCGTTACGAAGACGGCAACAAATCGAACTTAACCGTTGGTACAGAAGTTGAAGTCACGACGAAGAAAGCTAACGGCGACAATGTTGCAACCGAAATCGAATTTGAACACGACGATGATGCACAAGATTGGAATGATAACGATATCGACCTCGAAGGTATTGTTCAGAGCATTGATGAGTCCGCATTAAGCTTTGTTATCCAAACAACTTCTGGTAATCAAACGGTCTACGTTAACCAAAACACTCGCTATGAAGATGGCTTAACGTTCGACACGCTAACCAATCAACGAGTTGAAGCAGAAACGTATAAGGTGAATAACCAATATATCGCTAGCGAAATCGAAGCTGAAGACAACGACTAA
- a CDS encoding response regulator transcription factor, whose translation MKVLIVDDNHSVSETIADYLELEGVGIDCAYHGEAALKLVAENHYDVIIMDIMMPKLDGISTVKKLRQEQSCRTPILFLTAKEQLDDKIAAFQAGGDDYLLKPFAMQELSLRLHALASRGPRLDVGKVRFADITMDSQTDEVFRGDSPIKLSRIQLKILKVLIRHAPAIVSRREVIDSVWGDESPSSDALRSHIYGLRNALDKGFEHSRLETIHGQGYRLKA comes from the coding sequence ATGAAAGTTTTGATTGTTGACGATAACCATAGTGTCTCTGAAACCATTGCTGATTATCTCGAGCTAGAAGGTGTTGGTATTGACTGCGCCTATCATGGCGAAGCGGCATTAAAGCTAGTGGCTGAAAACCATTACGATGTCATTATTATGGATATCATGATGCCAAAATTAGATGGCATTTCGACGGTCAAAAAGCTGCGACAAGAACAATCATGCCGTACTCCTATTTTGTTTTTGACAGCAAAAGAGCAGTTGGACGACAAAATTGCAGCATTCCAAGCCGGTGGTGATGACTACTTGCTGAAACCTTTTGCGATGCAAGAATTGAGTTTACGGTTGCACGCATTGGCAAGCCGTGGCCCTCGGTTAGATGTTGGTAAGGTGCGCTTTGCCGATATCACTATGGACTCCCAGACCGATGAAGTGTTTCGTGGTGACTCGCCGATCAAGCTGAGTCGTATTCAATTGAAAATATTGAAAGTGCTTATTCGACATGCCCCGGCAATAGTGTCGCGCAGAGAAGTGATTGACTCAGTTTGGGGAGACGAATCACCATCGAGTGATGCATTGAGAAGTCACATTTATGGGTTACGCAATGCTCTTGATAAGGGTTTTGAGCATTCAAGATTAGAGACGATTCATGGACAAGGTTACCGACTCAAAGCGTAA
- a CDS encoding HAMP domain-containing histidine kinase has translation MDKVTDSKRKSSVKESTYPSIYKKIRRSFGIMTLVMFSMFWTAIYLAENQMEVISLHHWLDTEANRYTAEYELYGEDTLLPNPNEFSTYWSENELPRWLSYYKTPGFYEYLLGAEDKHFIVLKHPSGKGMMYIVFQDDADDYLDNYEWSLHYYTMLLGGFISLAMVFYSVYVVRSLSRPLSQIEQKISLMQPDQPSFEVTTGYAETRHIEQTLLDSKNDISGYFQREEEFSRFASHELRTPIMVIQGSADLLAKVDNQPPVALKAINRVQEASEQMRILTEMFLLLGKESVDEHRFSEHDLETMVRQQLKELAILFAKQDASYRLNVTRSATVYAPESFITVVMNNLIKNAFSYSIGDIDIQLTEKGLVIVNRHDGNETYNAGYGCGLIIVQRICERMNWHFETRDDGERFHTYLNFSDGNKKTNV, from the coding sequence ATGGACAAGGTTACCGACTCAAAGCGTAAAAGCTCAGTAAAAGAAAGCACGTACCCAAGTATCTATAAGAAAATTCGTAGAAGCTTTGGGATCATGACACTTGTTATGTTCAGCATGTTCTGGACAGCCATTTATTTGGCCGAAAACCAGATGGAAGTCATTAGCTTACACCACTGGTTAGATACTGAAGCGAACCGCTATACCGCAGAGTATGAGTTATATGGTGAAGATACCTTATTGCCCAATCCGAATGAGTTCTCTACCTATTGGAGTGAGAACGAACTACCCCGTTGGCTAAGTTACTATAAAACGCCAGGCTTCTACGAATACCTTCTGGGGGCGGAGGATAAACATTTCATTGTTTTGAAGCATCCTTCGGGGAAAGGGATGATGTACATCGTCTTTCAAGATGATGCAGATGATTACCTAGATAATTACGAGTGGAGCCTACACTATTACACCATGCTGTTGGGGGGCTTTATTTCCTTAGCCATGGTCTTTTACAGTGTTTATGTGGTGCGTTCATTGTCACGTCCACTAAGCCAGATAGAGCAAAAAATCAGTTTGATGCAGCCCGACCAGCCCTCTTTTGAGGTGACAACTGGTTACGCTGAGACTCGTCATATCGAGCAAACCTTACTCGATTCTAAAAACGATATATCGGGCTACTTTCAGCGAGAAGAGGAGTTTAGTCGCTTCGCCTCGCATGAACTTCGTACGCCAATCATGGTGATTCAAGGTTCTGCAGATTTACTCGCCAAAGTCGACAACCAACCTCCTGTGGCGTTGAAAGCCATCAATCGAGTTCAAGAAGCCAGTGAGCAAATGCGTATTCTGACAGAGATGTTTTTGTTGCTTGGGAAAGAAAGTGTCGATGAACACCGCTTCTCTGAGCATGATTTGGAAACCATGGTCCGACAGCAATTGAAAGAGCTAGCCATTTTGTTTGCCAAACAGGATGCGAGCTACCGCCTTAACGTTACAAGATCAGCTACCGTGTATGCGCCTGAAAGCTTCATCACCGTGGTCATGAACAACTTAATCAAGAATGCATTTAGCTATAGTATCGGCGACATTGATATTCAATTGACTGAGAAAGGGTTGGTGATCGTCAATAGGCATGATGGTAACGAAACCTATAACGCAGGCTACGGGTGTGGTCTGATTATTGTTCAGCGTATTTGTGAGCGAATGAACTGGCATTTTGAAACCCGAGATGACGGGGAGAGGTTTCATACCTATTTGAATTTTTCTGATGGGAACAAGAAAACCAACGTTTAG
- a CDS encoding YdcH family protein, translated as MLNENHAFILDFPELKLDIVQLNHDDEKFKADMQKYHQLDYDIRELEISGSPIDDDSMHNLKVERMELKDALHKQLTRHHALKMV; from the coding sequence ATGCTCAATGAAAACCATGCCTTTATCTTAGATTTCCCAGAGCTGAAATTAGACATTGTTCAACTCAACCACGACGACGAAAAGTTCAAAGCAGACATGCAAAAGTACCACCAGCTTGATTATGACATCCGTGAATTGGAAATATCAGGCAGCCCGATTGATGATGACAGCATGCACAACCTCAAAGTAGAACGCATGGAGCTCAAAGACGCGCTACACAAACAACTCACTAGACATCACGCACTGAAAATGGTTTAG
- a CDS encoding rhodanese-related sulfurtransferase, producing the protein MSQYVVCALYKFVALDDYQEIRQPLTELLEANNIRGTLLLASEGINGTVAGKRESIDALLQWFKQDDRLADVVYKESFNDEQPFNRTKVKLKKEIVTMGVEGIDPRHVVGTYVKPNEWNDLISDPDVILVDTRNDYEVDIGTFKNAVNPNTETFREFPQYVEDNLDPKKHKKVAMFCTGGIRCEKSTAYMKEQGFEEVYHLEGGILKYLEEVPEEESMWEGDCYVFDGRVAVNHQLEKSGYDVCNACRLPITEEDKASEHFEKGVSCPKCFDKHSEEQKARFREREKQVQLSNARGETHVGGDAAHLIEQRKKEKLAYKEQQRSGKKAK; encoded by the coding sequence ATGTCTCAATATGTTGTATGTGCTCTGTATAAATTCGTAGCACTTGATGATTACCAAGAAATTCGCCAACCGCTAACTGAGCTTCTAGAAGCCAATAACATTCGTGGTACTTTGTTACTTGCAAGTGAAGGTATCAACGGTACCGTTGCAGGTAAGCGCGAATCTATCGACGCCCTCCTTCAATGGTTCAAGCAAGACGACCGCCTAGCGGATGTTGTTTACAAAGAGTCGTTCAACGACGAACAACCATTCAACCGCACCAAGGTAAAGCTTAAGAAAGAGATCGTAACCATGGGTGTCGAAGGCATCGACCCTCGCCATGTTGTTGGTACTTACGTTAAGCCAAACGAATGGAACGACCTTATCTCAGATCCAGATGTGATCTTGGTTGATACTCGTAACGACTACGAAGTAGACATCGGCACATTCAAAAACGCGGTAAACCCAAACACGGAAACATTCCGTGAATTCCCTCAGTACGTTGAAGACAATCTAGATCCTAAGAAGCACAAGAAAGTCGCGATGTTCTGTACAGGTGGTATTCGTTGTGAAAAATCAACGGCCTACATGAAAGAGCAAGGTTTTGAAGAGGTTTACCATCTTGAAGGTGGCATTCTAAAATACCTAGAAGAAGTGCCTGAAGAAGAGAGCATGTGGGAAGGCGATTGCTATGTGTTTGATGGCCGTGTTGCCGTTAACCACCAGCTAGAAAAGAGTGGCTACGATGTATGTAACGCTTGTCGTCTACCAATCACAGAAGAAGACAAAGCCTCTGAGCACTTCGAGAAAGGCGTAAGCTGCCCTAAGTGTTTTGATAAGCACTCTGAAGAGCAGAAAGCGCGTTTCCGTGAACGTGAAAAGCAAGTACAGCTATCAAATGCACGCGGCGAAACTCACGTAGGTGGCGATGCTGCTCACCTAATCGAGCAACGTAAGAAAGAAAAGTTGGCATACAAAGAGCAACAACGCTCTGGTAAAAAAGCGAAATAA
- a CDS encoding PLP-dependent aminotransferase family protein, giving the protein MEIAQSLQQIQSSYIREILAAASDPNVISLAGGLPDEKTFPIDLMKPTLENLANMPEVFQYGSTAGYGPLLDHLTQSYQLPETHTAMICTGSQQGLDLIARAYVDPNDVVVMEAPSYLGAMQVFGLVQANIVTVSQTEFGPNLDELETCFAEQSPKMFYAVPDFHNPTGVCWTTETRQKVAELCIKYNVAFIEDAPYRELRFTGTELPLVSSFCPDNSIVLRSFSKIASPGLRIGAVTGKRSYLEPLIKVKQGADLHSSVPMQALLLGLLKHQDFNVHMESIRSLYKSRYEVLFSELEKQLPADCVLKAVDGGMFIWVEIPECDTFELAKTLLSNGVAVVPSPVFYPKPEGAKAALRLNFTNANPEELTEAVKRLTEVLNQA; this is encoded by the coding sequence ATGGAAATCGCACAGTCATTACAACAAATTCAATCTTCATATATTCGAGAGATCCTCGCTGCAGCAAGCGATCCAAACGTCATCTCACTGGCCGGTGGTCTGCCTGATGAGAAAACCTTCCCAATCGATTTAATGAAGCCAACGCTAGAAAACCTAGCGAACATGCCTGAAGTTTTCCAATACGGCTCGACAGCGGGTTACGGCCCTTTGCTCGACCACCTAACACAAAGCTACCAATTGCCAGAAACTCACACTGCGATGATCTGTACTGGTTCTCAGCAAGGTCTAGATTTGATTGCTCGTGCATATGTTGATCCGAATGATGTGGTGGTAATGGAAGCTCCGAGCTACTTGGGTGCGATGCAAGTATTTGGTTTGGTTCAAGCAAACATTGTGACTGTGTCTCAAACTGAATTTGGACCTAACCTAGATGAACTAGAAACGTGCTTTGCCGAGCAATCGCCAAAGATGTTCTACGCGGTACCAGATTTCCATAACCCAACGGGCGTATGTTGGACAACAGAGACTCGCCAAAAAGTGGCTGAGCTGTGTATCAAATACAACGTCGCGTTCATCGAAGATGCACCATACCGAGAGCTACGTTTCACAGGCACAGAGCTGCCGTTGGTTTCGTCTTTCTGCCCTGACAACTCTATCGTTCTTCGTTCATTCTCTAAGATTGCATCACCTGGTTTACGTATTGGTGCGGTAACAGGTAAGCGCAGCTACCTTGAGCCACTGATCAAAGTGAAGCAAGGCGCAGATTTGCACTCAAGTGTTCCGATGCAGGCCCTACTGCTTGGCCTTCTAAAGCACCAAGACTTTAACGTGCACATGGAAAGCATCCGCTCACTGTACAAGTCTCGCTATGAAGTGCTGTTTTCAGAACTAGAAAAACAACTGCCTGCTGACTGTGTATTGAAAGCAGTCGATGGCGGGATGTTCATTTGGGTTGAGATTCCAGAATGCGATACTTTTGAACTGGCTAAGACCCTACTTTCAAATGGTGTAGCCGTTGTACCAAGCCCAGTATTCTATCCAAAGCCGGAGGGAGCAAAAGCGGCACTGCGCTTAAACTTCACTAACGCTAACCCAGAAGAGTTGACTGAAGCGGTGAAACGCTTAACGGAAGTACTTAACCAAGCGTAA
- a CDS encoding AraC family transcriptional regulator, with amino-acid sequence MSRQHISRINDVLFHIHQDISQPLSAKELSEIAAYSEQHFHRTFKSVVGESLHQYIRRTRMEYAANQLMFDTSSSVVEIANKCGFSSVSSFSRAFKATFNMSPGEWRKHDLQIAEKPYLKDPEVAAGYQNVAQRKLPEPKIVETPERMAAYVRHTGYNRSIRNAWLILKAWANAEQRDFSTQFGLHHSNPAWVEMDQCRYVACIAISEPIKYRSVVNQMVIPGGLHAVFRLNGRYGELLPQISMVLEKWLPTSGFKQRSTPAYVHYHQNHFLNSDEVFELDFYLPVSFY; translated from the coding sequence ATGTCACGTCAACACATATCTCGAATCAATGATGTTCTTTTCCATATTCATCAAGACATCAGCCAACCGTTATCTGCTAAAGAGCTCTCTGAGATAGCAGCCTACTCAGAGCAACACTTTCATCGTACGTTTAAAAGTGTGGTGGGGGAGTCGCTGCACCAATATATCCGACGCACTCGGATGGAGTATGCCGCTAATCAGTTGATGTTCGATACCAGTTCATCGGTGGTTGAGATAGCCAATAAATGTGGTTTCAGTTCGGTGTCTTCATTTAGTCGAGCGTTTAAAGCGACTTTTAATATGTCTCCGGGCGAGTGGCGAAAACACGATTTGCAGATTGCCGAAAAGCCGTACTTGAAAGATCCTGAGGTGGCGGCTGGTTATCAAAATGTCGCACAGCGCAAGCTACCCGAGCCCAAAATAGTGGAAACACCAGAGCGCATGGCAGCCTATGTTCGCCACACTGGCTATAACCGTTCTATTCGTAATGCGTGGTTGATATTGAAAGCGTGGGCAAACGCCGAACAGCGTGATTTTTCGACCCAGTTTGGTTTGCACCATTCAAATCCAGCTTGGGTTGAAATGGACCAGTGTCGCTATGTGGCGTGTATCGCGATCAGTGAACCGATCAAGTATCGCAGCGTGGTCAATCAGATGGTGATTCCCGGCGGCTTACATGCCGTGTTTCGACTCAATGGCCGTTATGGAGAATTGCTACCACAGATCAGTATGGTATTAGAAAAATGGTTACCTACATCAGGTTTTAAGCAGCGTTCAACACCAGCCTATGTGCATTATCACCAGAATCATTTCTTAAATAGTGATGAAGTGTTCGAACTTGATTTCTATCTTCCGGTGAGTTTTTACTAA
- a CDS encoding MATE family efflux transporter, with amino-acid sequence MTITHKDYLKIAFPFIISTITQPLLGAVDTAVIGQLGIAELIGGVAIGTIIMNTMYWLFGFFRVSTTGQSAMALGKGERSELAGSLMRPFVLSGLVGLIFILIQPLIWQGAMWVIEPEVNVAEQAHIYFSILIYGAPFVLLNYTIIGWLMGQAKAKEVLYTQVFGNVLNIVLDAVFVLYFDLGVAGVAYASLIAQITTFAIGMTLVMKTSNISVSEFLQGSKMTKKDLSTIISSNTDLLLRTICILVFFNMMARTGSKLGTDVLAANAILMQVTFIVSYMFDGIANASSVFAGKAVGQKNASMLERVLRLNFQWTTGFIAALTLLTLLFKDLIVFLFTDIPALVALYHEMAPWLIAFPLVAGFGLTVYGIFTGTGTTRPVRDSSIATLLVFLVVQALAVGAWGNHGLWLAFTLFYLGRIAFLYPFITQVKQKCYSAKESLNGATN; translated from the coding sequence ATGACTATTACTCACAAAGATTATCTGAAAATCGCTTTCCCTTTCATTATTTCAACGATTACTCAGCCTCTGCTCGGTGCCGTAGATACTGCTGTCATTGGGCAACTTGGTATTGCTGAGTTGATCGGTGGCGTCGCGATTGGCACCATCATCATGAACACCATGTATTGGTTGTTTGGCTTTTTTCGTGTCAGCACCACAGGGCAAAGCGCGATGGCGTTGGGCAAAGGGGAGCGTTCGGAACTCGCGGGCAGTTTGATGCGCCCATTTGTGCTGTCTGGTTTGGTGGGTTTGATCTTTATCTTGATACAACCTCTGATCTGGCAAGGGGCGATGTGGGTGATAGAGCCTGAAGTGAACGTGGCTGAACAAGCGCATATCTACTTCAGTATTTTGATTTATGGCGCGCCTTTTGTGCTGCTCAACTACACCATTATTGGATGGTTGATGGGGCAGGCGAAAGCCAAAGAAGTCCTTTACACACAAGTGTTTGGCAACGTGTTAAACATTGTTTTGGATGCGGTGTTCGTACTGTATTTCGATTTAGGTGTTGCGGGGGTGGCATACGCAAGTTTGATTGCACAAATCACCACCTTTGCGATTGGTATGACGCTGGTTATGAAGACGAGCAATATCTCGGTATCTGAGTTCCTACAAGGTTCGAAGATGACCAAGAAAGACCTGTCGACAATCATCTCATCGAATACCGACCTACTGTTACGCACTATCTGTATCTTGGTGTTCTTCAATATGATGGCGCGCACCGGTTCTAAACTGGGTACTGATGTTCTGGCCGCTAACGCGATCTTGATGCAGGTGACCTTTATAGTCAGTTACATGTTTGACGGGATTGCCAATGCATCGAGCGTGTTTGCGGGTAAAGCGGTTGGTCAGAAAAATGCTTCGATGTTGGAGCGTGTATTAAGGCTTAACTTCCAATGGACCACAGGTTTCATTGCTGCACTAACACTACTCACTTTGCTGTTTAAAGATCTGATTGTTTTCTTGTTTACCGATATTCCTGCGCTGGTTGCTTTGTACCATGAGATGGCACCTTGGCTGATTGCGTTTCCGCTGGTGGCTGGGTTTGGTTTGACGGTTTACGGCATCTTTACTGGAACAGGCACCACCCGTCCGGTTCGTGACTCGAGTATTGCGACTTTGTTGGTGTTCTTGGTTGTCCAGGCACTAGCGGTTGGTGCATGGGGTAATCATGGTTTGTGGCTAGCGTTCACTCTGTTCTACCTTGGGCGTATTGCCTTCCTGTATCCGTTCATCACTCAGGTTAAACAGAAGTGTTACTCGGCAAAAGAGAGCCTTAATGGAGCGACGAATTAA
- a CDS encoding ATP-binding cassette domain-containing protein, with the protein MNAPLLSVDQLTIKTSSRTLFQDICFDVYRGELLAIMGPSGIGKSMLSRAIAGFMPDTVEADGHITFAGESVCDLPMLQRTAAQRPAVIFQDALQALNPLVSIEGQLTLALTGTRTKPKSKDKTKITELLIQLGFPNPETILPLYPSQISGGQRQRVCIAIGLLSNADIIIADEPTSALDPVTEQEILKLIRDNVKQRQIGGLLITHDLHSALACDKLLVIDDGGVVAYGAPKHALESSSHAFCCSLRDLIE; encoded by the coding sequence GTGAACGCCCCACTTTTGTCTGTTGACCAGTTAACAATCAAAACTTCTTCGAGAACCCTTTTCCAAGATATCTGCTTCGATGTATATCGAGGTGAATTGTTAGCGATCATGGGGCCTTCAGGAATCGGCAAGTCGATGCTTTCACGTGCGATTGCGGGGTTCATGCCCGATACTGTTGAGGCGGATGGTCATATTACTTTTGCTGGTGAGAGTGTGTGTGATTTGCCGATGTTGCAAAGAACTGCAGCACAAAGGCCAGCGGTTATCTTTCAAGATGCCCTTCAAGCGCTCAATCCTCTTGTCTCCATTGAAGGTCAGCTTACGTTGGCACTAACGGGAACTCGTACTAAGCCCAAGTCAAAAGACAAAACCAAGATCACCGAATTGTTGATTCAGTTGGGCTTTCCAAACCCAGAAACTATTTTGCCGTTATACCCAAGTCAAATCTCTGGAGGACAACGTCAACGAGTGTGTATTGCGATTGGCTTGTTGAGTAACGCCGATATCATCATTGCCGATGAACCGACTAGTGCGTTAGACCCGGTAACAGAGCAAGAGATACTTAAGCTGATTCGAGACAACGTAAAGCAACGCCAGATTGGCGGCTTGCTTATTACTCATGATCTACACAGCGCGTTAGCGTGTGACAAGTTATTGGTGATCGATGATGGCGGTGTGGTGGCTTATGGAGCACCGAAACATGCGCTTGAATCGAGTTCTCACGCGTTCTGTTGTTCATTGAGAGATCTCATCGAATGA
- a CDS encoding ATP-binding cassette domain-containing protein, translating to MSSTSSLNSEVSPSMPVIDSETLTPIEIKFENVGVHYYSIPRWLGGQAFKALQNIDLNVEDKSLAIVGRSGAGKSTLIELLFGLKLPTVGDISLFRHSLPIRNSKVQAAVCRLIQLVPQEPHTSLNPYYTVRQILAEPLSNLDVSGNHQSIIEETLSDVGLPVSLLSLKPNQLSTGQAQRVAIARALVVRPAVLVADEPTSSLDPVNRQRLLDLLNSLKKKRDMRLVLVTHDLGAAQALCEEILVLDHGQMVEHGPTSQVMSTPAHPATQMLIESQPLSKSTC from the coding sequence ATGAGCTCGACCTCTTCACTAAATTCAGAAGTCTCGCCATCAATGCCTGTGATTGATTCAGAAACACTTACACCGATTGAGATTAAGTTCGAGAACGTCGGAGTGCACTATTACTCCATCCCTCGTTGGTTAGGTGGTCAGGCGTTCAAAGCGCTACAAAATATCGACCTTAATGTTGAAGACAAAAGCCTAGCTATTGTTGGGCGTTCTGGTGCGGGTAAATCGACACTGATTGAACTGCTATTTGGGCTGAAATTGCCGACCGTTGGTGATATCAGCCTGTTTAGGCATTCATTGCCAATTCGAAATAGCAAAGTGCAAGCGGCGGTATGTCGCCTTATCCAATTGGTGCCACAAGAGCCACACACTAGCCTCAACCCTTACTACACCGTTCGGCAGATCTTAGCTGAACCGCTGAGCAACCTAGATGTTTCTGGCAATCATCAAAGCATCATTGAAGAGACGCTATCGGACGTTGGCTTACCTGTGTCTTTGTTATCACTCAAGCCAAATCAGCTCTCTACGGGCCAAGCTCAACGTGTGGCTATTGCTCGGGCGCTTGTCGTTAGACCCGCAGTATTAGTTGCCGATGAGCCAACCAGTAGCCTTGATCCGGTGAATCGCCAGAGGCTACTCGACTTATTGAACTCTTTGAAAAAGAAGCGCGACATGCGCCTTGTTTTGGTGACACATGACCTAGGCGCAGCACAGGCGCTTTGCGAAGAAATTCTGGTCCTCGACCATGGGCAAATGGTCGAGCATGGACCGACATCTCAAGTGATGAGCACACCTGCTCATCCAGCGACTCAGATGCTGATCGAATCTCAGCCTCTATCGAAATCTACTTGTTAA